Proteins encoded together in one Stigmatella aurantiaca window:
- a CDS encoding ferritin-like domain-containing protein, which produces MDSSSVYRAFLNALRLSLVSPLVLAGCGDDEDLTGYALPACEDGGLAVSGLSPAAPVDAVQLRTRVSTGNEVVNTRATATSGTPCATASNPSACQSTLEGLAPASSFHRICYDICSEYYLATTRGDDVTAHATLESLRGFLGTVDTPQEAALIAFAEGYNLSCGNLKRGGVRTNADGSFSVIGTQGFACGEGTKVTRFILEVFPSGELKEGSRKVIEKGNDNCAIGRRPAGLRTAEEVACTDALGRHFAAAAHLEAASIHAFLRLREELALHGADAALQEAALRSACDEVRHTEVSKRLAGLFGAVPPRPGVEALPLRSLFEVALDNAVEGCVRETFGALVAHHQAAHARDEGIRQVMSQIAEDETRHAGLSWTIDRWVQPKLSAPEQERLREARARAVAALREEMATAPEAVLIEEAGLPPPAVASAMMDSLARDLWA; this is translated from the coding sequence TGTCCCCCCTGGTACTGGCGGGGTGTGGGGATGACGAGGATTTGACGGGCTACGCGTTGCCCGCATGTGAGGACGGTGGGCTCGCGGTGAGTGGACTGTCTCCCGCCGCACCGGTGGATGCGGTGCAGCTGCGGACGCGGGTCTCCACCGGGAACGAGGTGGTGAATACCCGGGCCACGGCCACCTCGGGGACGCCTTGCGCGACGGCATCCAACCCCAGCGCGTGCCAGAGCACCCTGGAGGGCCTGGCCCCGGCCAGCAGCTTCCACAGGATCTGTTACGACATCTGCAGCGAGTACTACCTGGCGACGACGCGAGGGGATGACGTCACCGCCCACGCGACGTTGGAGTCCCTCCGGGGATTCCTGGGCACCGTGGACACCCCGCAGGAGGCGGCGCTGATCGCCTTCGCCGAGGGGTACAACCTGTCCTGCGGCAATCTGAAGCGCGGCGGGGTGCGGACGAACGCGGATGGGAGCTTCAGCGTCATCGGCACCCAGGGCTTCGCCTGCGGGGAGGGCACGAAGGTCACCCGCTTCATCCTGGAGGTCTTCCCCTCGGGCGAGCTGAAGGAGGGGAGCCGCAAGGTCATCGAGAAGGGGAACGACAACTGCGCGATCGGCCGGCGGCCCGCGGGCCTGCGGACGGCGGAGGAGGTGGCGTGCACGGACGCGCTGGGCCGCCACTTCGCGGCGGCCGCCCACCTGGAGGCGGCCTCCATCCACGCGTTTCTCCGGCTGCGCGAGGAGCTCGCGCTCCACGGGGCCGATGCAGCCCTCCAGGAGGCGGCACTGAGGAGCGCTTGCGACGAAGTGCGGCACACGGAGGTCTCCAAGCGCCTGGCGGGCCTCTTCGGCGCCGTGCCCCCGCGGCCCGGGGTGGAAGCGCTGCCCTTGCGCTCCCTGTTCGAGGTGGCCCTGGACAACGCGGTGGAGGGCTGCGTGCGGGAGACGTTCGGCGCGCTGGTGGCGCACCACCAGGCCGCCCACGCCCGCGACGAGGGGATTCGCCAGGTGATGTCGCAGATCGCCGAGGACGAGACGCGGCACGCGGGGCTCTCCTGGACCATTGACCGCTGGGTGCAGCCGAAGCTGTCCGCCCCCGAGCAGGAGCGCCTGCGCGAGGCGCGGGCGCGGGCCGTGGCGGCGCTGCGCGAGGAGATGGCCACCGCGCCCGAGGCCGTGCTCATCGAGGAGGCCGGGCTTCCGCCGCCGGCCGTGGCCTCCGCGATGATGGACTCCCTGGCCCGGGACCTCTGGGCCTAG
- a CDS encoding glycoside hydrolase family 10 protein, producing the protein MPTRLLPLGLLWMLVACGDSGTPPPEGPDTPLPPEPERVTVGHARELRGVWVSTVLRLDWPPAEGMTPEAGRASLDSLVDEMAGLGLNALFFQVRPESDALYDSALEPWSRFLSGTQGTDPGWDPLEHLVNAAHARGLEVHAWVNPYRALMSTTVVAAPDHVSQRLPAAAVTYNKAVVMNPGEPEVRQHVKAVVKDLLGRYDVDGLIFDDYFYPYPDAQQTPFPDTATYERYQAAGGTLEKGDWRRENVNALIREVMATIVSEHPHVRFGVSPFGIWKSGVPVPGLDAYSAISCDAVTWMNQGWVDYLAPQLYWRETSAQSYSKLSSWWANGLVGGRHLFPAHAVHHLTSAQDWPLAELEAQVAFTRTLRGLGALGDIHFRSMFLSNDGKGVKALFRDTLYAKPALPPLVPRMGAALIPPEPVVAQEGLTVRVSSPQPPAVRFHLLYREAAPGEWELVRVAGGAEARFEVSSGSWAVSAVGRGGAESQGVRFTVP; encoded by the coding sequence ATGCCCACCCGACTGCTGCCCCTTGGACTGCTGTGGATGCTCGTGGCGTGCGGTGACTCCGGAACGCCTCCGCCGGAGGGCCCGGACACGCCCCTTCCCCCCGAGCCCGAGCGGGTGACGGTGGGCCATGCGCGCGAGCTGCGCGGCGTGTGGGTCTCCACGGTGCTGCGGCTCGATTGGCCTCCCGCCGAGGGGATGACACCCGAGGCCGGGCGGGCCTCGCTCGATTCGTTGGTGGACGAAATGGCTGGGCTGGGGCTCAACGCCCTCTTCTTCCAGGTCCGCCCGGAGTCCGATGCGCTCTATGACTCCGCACTGGAGCCCTGGAGCCGCTTCCTGTCCGGCACGCAGGGCACGGATCCGGGGTGGGATCCGCTGGAGCACCTGGTGAATGCCGCGCACGCGCGGGGCCTGGAGGTCCATGCCTGGGTGAACCCCTACCGGGCGTTGATGTCCACCACCGTGGTGGCCGCGCCGGACCATGTCTCCCAGCGGCTGCCCGCCGCGGCGGTGACGTACAACAAAGCGGTGGTGATGAACCCGGGCGAGCCCGAGGTCCGCCAGCACGTGAAGGCCGTGGTGAAGGATCTGCTCGGCCGCTACGACGTCGATGGGCTCATCTTCGACGACTACTTCTACCCGTACCCCGATGCCCAGCAGACGCCCTTCCCCGACACCGCGACATACGAGCGCTACCAGGCCGCGGGGGGCACGCTGGAGAAGGGCGACTGGCGGCGGGAGAACGTCAACGCGCTCATCCGCGAGGTGATGGCCACCATCGTCTCGGAGCACCCCCATGTGCGCTTTGGCGTCTCGCCCTTCGGCATCTGGAAGAGCGGCGTGCCCGTGCCCGGCCTGGATGCCTACAGCGCCATCTCCTGCGATGCCGTGACGTGGATGAACCAGGGCTGGGTCGACTACCTGGCCCCCCAGCTCTACTGGCGCGAGACGTCGGCCCAGTCGTACTCGAAGCTGTCCAGCTGGTGGGCCAATGGCCTGGTGGGCGGGCGGCACCTCTTCCCCGCGCACGCGGTGCACCACCTGACGTCCGCGCAGGACTGGCCCCTGGCGGAGCTGGAGGCGCAGGTGGCATTCACCCGCACCCTGCGGGGCCTGGGCGCGCTGGGCGACATCCACTTCCGGTCGATGTTCCTCTCGAATGATGGCAAGGGCGTGAAGGCCCTCTTCCGCGACACGCTGTATGCGAAGCCCGCCCTGCCCCCCCTGGTGCCCCGCATGGGCGCGGCGCTCATTCCCCCCGAGCCGGTGGTGGCCCAGGAGGGGCTCACCGTGCGGGTGAGCTCGCCCCAGCCGCCCGCGGTGCGCTTCCACCTCCTGTACCGAGAGGCAGCTCCCGGCGAGTGGGAGCTCGTGCGGGTGGCGGGCGGCGCCGAGGCCCGCTTCGAGGTCTCCAGCGGCTCGTGGGCCGTCAGCGCCGTGGGCCGGGGCGGGGCGGAGAGCCAGGGCGTGCGCTTCACCGTTCCCTAG